The following proteins come from a genomic window of Thiothrix unzii:
- the dsbD gene encoding protein-disulfide reductase DsbD codes for MRKLFCFLLLLATTQVHAELLRADQAFQFKAEAISPTTIKATWEIAEGHYLSRDKFKFETDSTDLKLATPTFPAGESKDDPTTQAKHEIYRNKVEVEIPVERGQTLSQAIQLALKVKYQGCSDTGMCFPPSRGIAQLELAAATDAAPAPTTAVAAPPAPAPTPAPVAEVTAPEPAVAEATPPTTTSKLPDIFKGADKQAANKPMPVDKAFAFDIAAIDKGTLKATWVIQPNHHLYRPKITFSLKEPQEGVTLGKPVFPAGKQTQDEYFGMIEVYGEDIEVKIPVEATDGVEKIVVTTQYQGCADNTGVCYPPVKKTNELTLAGLPEARPIANNTPVSADVALNEQDALAQKLEGSSFLQKILVMFIAGLLLAFTPCIFPMIPILSGIIAGYGNTTSRKAFFLSLTYVLAGAFAYAVIGFVFGFFGQNLQTVLQNPVAIGFMSVLFVLLALSMFGFYDLQLPNSIQSRLSEISNKQESGSFIGAAIMGFLSTLIVGPCAGPVIAGALTYIAQSKDAVLGASALFSMGIGIGVPLLLIGTSAGHLLPRAGAWMDTVKAVFGIIMLGIAIYMLSRIVPIEITMALTGILLVSSGVYMGALERTNEEAGGWGRFWKSTGMIQLFYGGLILFGLSAGSQSLLQPLKGVFGSTVIASSDAAVSSGLQFQAIKGSEGLKAALAAAKAANRPVMLDFTADFCVTCAKMERTTFKSADVAGALGNALLLKADVTKQDDADVALQKQFDVIGPPAFIFFNSHGEEMRSLRLIGEVNAERLTKHAKQFMQQATAP; via the coding sequence ATGAGAAAACTGTTCTGCTTTCTGCTTTTGCTTGCCACCACACAAGTCCATGCAGAGCTGCTACGGGCAGACCAAGCCTTTCAATTCAAGGCTGAAGCAATATCCCCTACTACCATAAAAGCGACGTGGGAAATTGCTGAAGGTCATTACCTTAGCCGTGACAAATTTAAGTTTGAGACAGACAGTACCGACCTCAAATTAGCGACACCCACGTTTCCGGCTGGCGAGAGCAAGGATGATCCCACCACTCAAGCCAAGCATGAAATTTACCGCAACAAAGTTGAGGTAGAGATTCCTGTTGAACGTGGGCAAACCCTCTCGCAGGCTATCCAACTTGCCCTGAAAGTAAAATACCAAGGCTGTTCTGATACCGGGATGTGCTTCCCGCCTTCCCGTGGAATTGCACAACTGGAACTCGCTGCCGCCACCGACGCGGCGCCTGCACCGACTACTGCTGTTGCAGCACCACCTGCACCTGCACCCACCCCAGCACCTGTTGCGGAAGTTACTGCGCCTGAACCTGCGGTAGCAGAGGCAACACCGCCAACAACGACCAGTAAACTTCCAGATATATTCAAAGGTGCTGATAAGCAAGCCGCCAATAAACCGATGCCTGTGGATAAAGCTTTCGCTTTTGACATCGCTGCTATCGACAAAGGCACGCTGAAAGCCACGTGGGTTATCCAGCCCAACCATCACCTTTACCGCCCTAAAATCACGTTTAGCCTTAAAGAACCACAAGAAGGCGTAACGTTGGGCAAACCGGTGTTTCCTGCGGGCAAACAAACGCAAGACGAATACTTCGGCATGATCGAAGTTTACGGTGAAGACATTGAAGTCAAAATCCCGGTTGAAGCCACTGATGGCGTAGAAAAAATAGTCGTCACTACACAGTATCAAGGCTGTGCTGACAACACTGGAGTTTGTTATCCACCTGTCAAGAAAACCAATGAGTTAACATTGGCTGGATTGCCAGAAGCACGACCCATTGCGAATAACACGCCGGTTAGTGCTGATGTTGCCCTTAATGAACAGGATGCCTTAGCGCAAAAACTGGAAGGTAGCAGTTTCCTGCAAAAGATTTTGGTGATGTTTATCGCGGGCTTGTTACTGGCATTTACGCCGTGCATTTTCCCGATGATTCCCATTTTATCCGGGATTATTGCGGGCTACGGTAATACCACCTCGCGTAAAGCATTTTTCCTGTCGTTAACCTATGTATTAGCAGGTGCATTTGCCTATGCGGTCATTGGTTTCGTGTTTGGTTTCTTCGGGCAAAATCTGCAAACAGTTTTACAAAACCCTGTTGCTATCGGGTTTATGAGCGTGCTCTTTGTGCTGTTGGCACTGTCAATGTTTGGTTTTTACGATTTGCAATTGCCTAACAGCATTCAAAGCCGTTTAAGCGAAATCAGCAATAAACAAGAAAGTGGTAGCTTCATTGGTGCGGCTATCATGGGTTTTCTCTCGACCTTAATTGTCGGACCTTGTGCAGGCCCCGTGATTGCAGGCGCGTTGACTTATATTGCACAGAGTAAAGACGCAGTATTAGGGGCTTCCGCGCTGTTCTCAATGGGTATTGGTATCGGTGTGCCTCTGCTATTGATTGGCACGTCCGCAGGGCATTTATTGCCGCGTGCGGGTGCATGGATGGATACGGTTAAAGCCGTTTTCGGGATTATCATGCTGGGCATTGCGATTTACATGCTGAGCCGGATTGTACCGATTGAAATCACGATGGCTCTTACTGGTATTTTGCTGGTGTCTTCCGGCGTTTATATGGGTGCGTTGGAAAGAACCAACGAAGAAGCAGGTGGCTGGGGACGCTTCTGGAAAAGCACGGGCATGATCCAGTTATTCTACGGTGGATTGATCCTCTTCGGTTTATCGGCTGGCAGCCAAAGTCTGTTACAACCGCTGAAAGGCGTTTTTGGTAGCACCGTTATTGCCAGCAGTGATGCAGCCGTTTCTAGCGGTTTACAATTCCAAGCAATCAAAGGTTCTGAGGGCTTGAAAGCAGCATTAGCCGCCGCAAAAGCAGCAAACCGCCCGGTTATGTTGGATTTCACCGCTGATTTCTGTGTCACTTGCGCCAAAATGGAAAGAACCACCTTTAAATCGGCGGATGTTGCCGGTGCTTTAGGTAACGCTTTGCTGCTAAAAGCTGATGTCACAAAACAGGATGATGCTGACGTTGCTTTGCAGAAACAGTTTGATGTTATTGGCCCGCCTGCTTTCATTTTCTTTAATAGTCATGGCGAGGAAATGCGTTCCTTACGCTTAATTGGCGAAGTAAATGCTGAACGCCTAACCAAGCACGCCAAACAATTCATGCAGCAAGCCACCGCTCCTTGA
- a CDS encoding H-NS family nucleoid-associated regulatory protein, with the protein MAIPDISHFSVAELEALKGSIDSVIGGRRQTELESLYATFEEMAEAAGFTLEEVMQARVTKKRVVQPKYRNPNNPMQVWSGRGRKPSWVEAYTSTGGELSDCLI; encoded by the coding sequence ATGGCTATCCCAGATATTTCCCATTTCAGCGTTGCCGAACTCGAAGCTCTTAAAGGCAGTATTGATAGTGTCATTGGCGGTCGTCGTCAAACTGAACTCGAAAGCCTGTATGCTACTTTTGAAGAAATGGCAGAAGCAGCAGGTTTTACATTAGAAGAAGTGATGCAAGCACGTGTTACTAAAAAACGTGTTGTACAACCTAAATACCGCAATCCAAATAATCCAATGCAAGTATGGAGCGGTCGCGGCCGTAAGCCATCTTGGGTTGAAGCTTATACCTCAACAGGTGGCGAATTATCTGATTGCTTGATCTAA
- a CDS encoding putative bifunctional diguanylate cyclase/phosphodiesterase, translating to MRFVIPVLSLFVLIASLLWWLVNRELRDSVAESTDVSSLLMASLPYVLLSMAALQALSLLWLARHERKAVRVNDAEAFVPNPAAAVEQVNTEWVLDALAGGVVVVNPQGKVTYMNASAEKLTLWQRDKIMGEPVEKVLRLEDLQGNPVMRRAFEAHRVHPGHPLQFGQVKLHPRVGDAKFVELHTTCILDDCKAVVFIFRDVTADRKVINRLYRQASRDALTDLMNRSSFEQYVEQLAHDTSSLLRTHVLASVDLDNFKIINDTCGHLAGDELLKQVAQIFRHSVRTSDKVARIGGDEFAVFLEGCSQDKGRSIMETILTELRNFRFSWEGRVFSIGASIGLLEFMPASHIQIKQLFADADRACYTAKALGRNQVFVHAGEAETEAVSNQRVTDWGKLLKDAIREDRFMLFIQPIAPLSEKRTDNIRQYEVLLRLPFRQVLLNPGSFLPMADRLDLMVGIDRWIIRKSLETLAKCCSSAADQAGEQTRLMINLSSHTVQDPECFAYVEQQIKRTGVNPGMICFEISESVAISNFVHSKRIMNALHSLGCHLVLDDFGSGFSSLNYLRELPLSYLKIDGNFVHNLVSNPVDAAMVKAVHEVGQVMNLLTIAELVEDAETLQHLRQIGVDFAQGYYCGRPVPLMQLCQQQEQRLQAVA from the coding sequence ATGCGTTTTGTCATTCCAGTCCTATCGTTGTTCGTGTTAATCGCTTCCTTACTGTGGTGGTTGGTTAATCGTGAGCTGCGCGATTCAGTCGCTGAATCCACTGATGTGTCCTCATTATTGATGGCATCGTTACCTTATGTGTTGTTGTCGATGGCGGCACTGCAAGCATTATCGTTATTGTGGTTGGCGCGTCATGAGCGAAAGGCCGTGCGTGTTAATGATGCAGAGGCATTTGTACCCAATCCTGCGGCTGCGGTTGAACAGGTTAATACCGAGTGGGTATTGGACGCGCTCGCAGGTGGCGTAGTGGTGGTTAATCCGCAGGGTAAAGTGACCTACATGAATGCCAGTGCGGAAAAGTTAACGTTGTGGCAGCGCGATAAAATCATGGGTGAACCCGTGGAAAAAGTGCTGCGTTTAGAGGATTTACAAGGGAATCCGGTGATGCGGCGTGCTTTTGAAGCACATCGGGTACATCCGGGGCATCCTTTACAGTTTGGACAGGTGAAATTGCACCCGCGCGTAGGTGATGCGAAATTCGTGGAGTTACATACCACCTGCATTTTAGATGACTGTAAAGCAGTGGTGTTTATTTTCCGTGATGTCACCGCTGACCGTAAGGTTATTAATCGTTTATACCGTCAGGCATCACGCGATGCGTTAACCGATTTAATGAATCGTTCCAGTTTTGAGCAATACGTGGAGCAACTGGCACACGATACTTCGAGTTTGTTGCGCACTCATGTTTTAGCCAGTGTAGATTTGGATAACTTTAAGATTATCAATGATACGTGTGGGCATTTAGCCGGTGATGAGTTGTTAAAGCAAGTCGCGCAAATATTCCGCCATTCGGTGCGGACTTCGGATAAAGTGGCGCGGATTGGTGGTGATGAATTTGCGGTGTTTCTGGAAGGCTGTAGCCAAGATAAAGGGCGCAGTATCATGGAAACCATCCTGACGGAATTGCGTAATTTCCGTTTTAGTTGGGAAGGCCGGGTGTTTTCAATCGGTGCAAGTATTGGCTTATTAGAGTTCATGCCCGCATCCCATATCCAAATTAAACAATTATTTGCCGATGCAGACCGTGCTTGTTATACGGCTAAAGCGTTGGGGCGTAATCAGGTATTTGTTCATGCTGGCGAGGCTGAAACCGAGGCGGTTTCTAATCAGCGTGTTACCGATTGGGGTAAATTACTCAAAGACGCGATTCGTGAAGACCGTTTTATGCTGTTTATCCAGCCGATTGCGCCGCTGAGTGAAAAGCGTACCGATAATATACGTCAATACGAAGTGTTGTTGCGTCTGCCTTTCCGCCAAGTGCTGTTGAATCCGGGTAGTTTCTTACCGATGGCTGATCGTTTGGATTTAATGGTGGGCATTGATCGTTGGATTATTCGTAAGTCATTAGAAACTTTAGCGAAGTGTTGCTCATCTGCTGCCGATCAAGCAGGCGAGCAAACGCGCTTGATGATTAATCTGTCATCGCATACGGTGCAAGATCCTGAGTGTTTTGCGTATGTCGAGCAGCAAATCAAACGCACAGGGGTTAACCCCGGCATGATTTGCTTCGAGATTTCCGAATCCGTGGCGATCAGTAACTTTGTACACTCGAAACGCATTATGAACGCCTTGCACAGTTTAGGATGTCATTTGGTGCTGGACGATTTCGGGAGCGGTTTCTCATCCCTTAATTATTTGCGGGAATTGCCACTGAGCTACCTGAAAATTGACGGCAACTTTGTGCACAACCTAGTTTCCAACCCCGTGGACGCGGCAATGGTCAAAGCGGTACACGAAGTCGGGCAGGTAATGAATTTGCTGACCATCGCTGAGTTGGTCGAAGATGCGGAAACCTTGCAGCACTTACGGCAAATCGGGGTGGATTTTGCTCAAGGCTATTACTGTGGGCGACCCGTGCCATTGATGCAGTTATGCCAGCAACAAGAGCAACGTCTGCAAGCGGTTGCGTGA
- a CDS encoding FxsA family protein has product MPVFAVLLLLIPLIEIWLLIEIGGALGAFPTFLLLIASTVLGITLLRRLGFSTLMRAQRNINAGEMPAQALLEGSFIALGGILFLIPGFFTDALGLLLVLPPTRYLLLKFVLKRGLVVRGGFQQTTTTRSTQHPRDIEGEVVSRHEHAEKISSDRP; this is encoded by the coding sequence ATGCCTGTTTTTGCCGTTCTGTTGCTCCTTATCCCATTGATTGAAATTTGGTTATTGATTGAAATCGGTGGTGCATTGGGGGCATTCCCCACCTTCTTACTGCTAATTGCCAGCACCGTGTTGGGGATTACGCTGTTGCGTCGCTTGGGGTTTTCCACCTTGATGCGTGCGCAACGCAATATAAATGCCGGTGAGATGCCCGCTCAAGCCTTATTAGAAGGAAGCTTTATCGCTTTGGGTGGCATTTTGTTTCTGATTCCGGGATTTTTTACCGATGCTTTAGGGTTGCTATTAGTATTGCCGCCGACACGTTACCTGCTACTGAAATTCGTGCTCAAGCGCGGTTTGGTGGTGCGCGGCGGTTTTCAGCAAACGACGACTACCCGTTCTACACAGCATCCGCGTGATATTGAGGGTGAAGTTGTCAGCCGCCACGAACACGCCGAAAAAATTTCGTCTGACCGCCCTTGA
- the groES gene encoding co-chaperone GroES — translation MNIRPLHDRVVVRRMEEERKTASGIIIPDNATEKPDRGEVLAVGPGKVGDDNERIALQVKVGDKVLFGKYAGTAVKMDGQEVLIMREEDLLAIIEG, via the coding sequence ATGAATATCCGTCCATTACATGACCGCGTTGTAGTACGCCGTATGGAAGAAGAGCGCAAAACTGCCAGCGGCATCATCATCCCTGACAATGCTACTGAAAAGCCTGATCGTGGCGAAGTCCTCGCGGTAGGCCCTGGCAAAGTTGGCGATGACAATGAGCGTATCGCGCTGCAAGTAAAAGTCGGTGACAAAGTTCTGTTTGGTAAATACGCCGGTACAGCAGTAAAAATGGATGGTCAAGAAGTCTTGATCATGCGCGAAGAAGATCTGCTGGCGATTATCGAAGGCTAA
- the groL gene encoding chaperonin GroEL (60 kDa chaperone family; promotes refolding of misfolded polypeptides especially under stressful conditions; forms two stacked rings of heptamers to form a barrel-shaped 14mer; ends can be capped by GroES; misfolded proteins enter the barrel where they are refolded when GroES binds) → MSAKEVRFGDDARVRMVRGINVLANAVKVTLGPKGRNVVLEKSFGAPTVTKDGVSVAKEIELEDKFENMGAQLVKEVSSKTSDAAGDGTTTATVLAQAIVREGMKAVTAGMNPMDLKRGIDKAVIAAVEQLHNMSKPCADTNAIAQVGSISANSDDAIGNIIATAMDKVGKEGVITVEEGSGLDNELDVVEGMQFDRGYLSPYFVNNQQSMSAELESPFVLLYDKKISNIRELLPALEGAAKAGKPLMIIAEDIEGEALATLVVNNIRGIVKVAAVKAPGFGDRRKAMLQDIAILTGGTVISEEVGLALDKVTLDDLGQAKRINVSKDNTTIIDGAGSPDDIKARVDQVRSQIETTSSDYDREKLQERVAKLAGGVAVIKVGAATEVEMKEKKARVEDALHATRAAVEEGVVPGGGVALVRALQGIAGLKGENHEQDVGIQIAMRAMEEPLRQICSNAGDEPSVVLNAVKAGEGNYGYNARTSEYGDMIAMGILDPTKVTRTALQNAASVSGLIITTEAMVAELPKKDAPAMPDMGGMGGMGGMM, encoded by the coding sequence ATGAGTGCTAAAGAAGTACGTTTTGGTGATGACGCTCGCGTTCGCATGGTTCGCGGCATTAATGTTCTGGCTAACGCTGTAAAAGTTACACTGGGTCCTAAAGGCCGTAACGTTGTGCTGGAAAAATCTTTCGGCGCACCGACTGTGACCAAAGACGGCGTTTCCGTTGCCAAAGAAATCGAACTGGAAGACAAATTCGAGAACATGGGCGCACAGCTGGTTAAAGAAGTTTCTTCTAAGACTTCTGACGCGGCAGGTGACGGTACTACCACTGCAACCGTTCTGGCACAAGCTATCGTGCGTGAAGGCATGAAAGCGGTTACAGCGGGCATGAACCCAATGGATCTGAAACGCGGTATCGACAAAGCGGTTATCGCTGCGGTTGAGCAACTGCACAACATGTCCAAGCCTTGCGCAGACACCAACGCCATCGCCCAAGTCGGTAGCATTTCTGCCAACTCTGACGACGCTATCGGCAATATCATTGCCACGGCAATGGACAAAGTAGGCAAGGAAGGCGTTATCACCGTTGAAGAAGGCTCCGGTCTGGACAACGAACTGGACGTGGTTGAAGGGATGCAATTCGACCGTGGCTACCTGTCCCCGTACTTTGTGAACAACCAACAAAGCATGTCGGCTGAACTGGAAAGCCCGTTCGTACTGTTGTACGACAAGAAAATTTCCAACATCCGTGAATTGCTGCCAGCCCTCGAAGGCGCGGCTAAAGCAGGCAAGCCACTGATGATCATCGCGGAAGACATCGAAGGCGAAGCACTGGCGACATTGGTGGTAAACAACATCCGTGGTATCGTGAAAGTGGCTGCGGTTAAAGCACCGGGCTTCGGCGACCGTCGTAAAGCCATGTTGCAAGACATCGCTATCCTGACTGGCGGCACTGTGATTTCTGAAGAAGTCGGTTTGGCTTTGGATAAAGTCACGCTGGACGATCTGGGTCAAGCCAAGCGCATCAACGTCAGCAAAGACAACACCACCATTATTGATGGCGCGGGTTCACCTGACGACATTAAGGCGCGTGTTGACCAAGTGCGTTCACAAATCGAAACCACTTCATCTGACTACGACCGTGAAAAACTGCAAGAGCGCGTTGCCAAATTGGCAGGCGGCGTTGCAGTTATCAAAGTCGGCGCGGCAACTGAAGTCGAAATGAAAGAAAAGAAAGCCCGCGTAGAAGACGCGCTGCACGCTACCCGCGCTGCGGTTGAAGAAGGCGTGGTTCCTGGCGGTGGTGTTGCACTGGTTCGCGCCCTGCAAGGCATTGCTGGCTTGAAAGGCGAAAACCACGAGCAAGACGTGGGCATCCAAATCGCCATGCGTGCGATGGAAGAGCCACTGCGCCAAATCTGCTCTAACGCAGGTGATGAGCCATCTGTGGTGCTGAACGCGGTGAAAGCGGGCGAAGGTAACTACGGTTACAACGCACGTACTTCCGAGTACGGCGACATGATTGCCATGGGTATCCTTGACCCAACCAAAGTTACCCGTACTGCATTGCAAAACGCGGCATCTGTTTCTGGCCTGATCATCACTACCGAAGCAATGGTCGCTGAACTGCCGAAGAAAGACGCGCCTGCAATGCCTGATATGGGCGGCATGGGTGGTATGGGCGGCATGATGTAA
- the vapB gene encoding type II toxin-antitoxin system antitoxin VapB — translation MQTAKIFQNGRSQAIRLPKAFRLSGTEVRISREGNRIILEPLKQSWDDWLLAIEQFSDDFMAQGREQPAVQEREW, via the coding sequence ATGCAAACAGCAAAAATCTTTCAGAATGGGCGTTCGCAAGCCATTCGTTTACCCAAAGCTTTTCGGCTGTCAGGTACTGAAGTCAGAATTTCCCGCGAGGGCAATCGCATTATCCTTGAACCGCTAAAGCAATCTTGGGACGATTGGCTGCTCGCCATCGAACAGTTTTCAGACGATTTCATGGCGCAAGGGCGCGAACAGCCTGCCGTGCAAGAGCGAGAGTGGTAA
- the vapC gene encoding type II toxin-antitoxin system tRNA(fMet)-specific endonuclease VapC, with protein MKYLLDTNICIYLIKEKPPEVLLRFTALKPAQVFISAVTVFELYYGVENSQAHKRNLAALEKFLRPMTILDFTPEDAKQAARIRADLKRKGTPIGAYDLQIAATALANGLTVVTNNTDEFQRVVGLRLENWV; from the coding sequence ATGAAGTACCTGCTGGATACCAATATCTGTATTTATCTCATCAAGGAAAAACCGCCAGAAGTGTTGCTGCGCTTCACGGCATTGAAACCAGCGCAAGTGTTCATTTCAGCCGTTACGGTGTTTGAATTGTATTATGGCGTTGAAAACAGTCAGGCTCACAAACGCAACTTGGCGGCGTTGGAAAAATTCCTGCGCCCGATGACTATCCTCGACTTTACCCCTGAAGATGCCAAACAAGCTGCACGGATTCGTGCCGATCTCAAGCGAAAAGGTACACCCATTGGGGCTTATGATCTGCAAATTGCCGCGACAGCGTTAGCCAATGGCTTGACGGTAGTGACTAATAACACCGATGAGTTTCAGCGGGTTGTTGGGTTGAGGCTGGAGAATTGGGTTTAG
- a CDS encoding DUF1010 domain-containing protein — translation MIFILSSNPALKPTRILRAAYLVR, via the coding sequence ATAATTTTCATTCTTAGTTCTAACCCGGCGCTCAAGCCGACCCGCATACTGCGGGCGGCTTACCTTGTTCGTTAA
- a CDS encoding 2OG-Fe(II) oxygenase, whose product MLSQPHHHQNPFPFFAVDAAFSEEQCATLEQLFLQDSTWQHRDGAFYRCSLREVTDEIPATFHHEILARMREITGLPLVERFMVTAQRMQPGHVIGIHSDRPLLGYEIARLVLQLNKNWQAEHGGVLELFASPEGEATFKVNPEYNKAFGFLLHAASYHGVTEVTQPRQTVVFNFWHVANTPELEAHIKALFANLHFSELPAALDPIAAAAEASLPEEVTYRAGTAAVALQRWGYDAATVVNGYQYSAGLDSNDTHDAETYAAVRLADWMAYLYRDSFNLARWKILRDELAGMERFTRLLPTWQLCLPEWG is encoded by the coding sequence TTGCTTTCACAACCTCACCACCACCAAAACCCATTTCCCTTTTTTGCGGTGGATGCCGCGTTTTCTGAGGAACAGTGCGCAACGCTTGAGCAACTCTTTTTGCAAGACAGCACTTGGCAACATCGGGATGGTGCGTTTTACCGCTGTTCATTGCGCGAAGTGACCGACGAGATTCCTGCAACGTTTCATCACGAAATACTCGCTCGAATGCGTGAGATTACCGGGCTGCCACTCGTGGAACGTTTTATGGTCACAGCGCAACGGATGCAGCCCGGACACGTCATTGGCATCCACAGCGACCGCCCGCTGTTGGGCTACGAAATTGCGCGATTGGTGCTGCAACTCAATAAAAACTGGCAAGCGGAACACGGTGGTGTGCTGGAATTATTTGCCTCACCAGAGGGCGAAGCGACATTCAAGGTCAACCCTGAATACAACAAAGCTTTTGGCTTTTTACTGCACGCCGCGTCTTATCACGGTGTCACCGAAGTAACTCAGCCGCGCCAAACTGTGGTCTTCAATTTCTGGCATGTCGCTAATACGCCCGAACTTGAAGCACACATTAAAGCCTTGTTTGCCAACCTGCATTTCTCGGAATTACCCGCAGCACTCGACCCGATTGCCGCCGCTGCCGAAGCAAGTTTGCCGGAAGAAGTAACCTATCGGGCAGGTACGGCGGCGGTTGCGCTGCAACGCTGGGGCTATGACGCGGCAACGGTTGTGAATGGATACCAGTACAGTGCGGGACTGGATAGCAACGATACGCACGATGCCGAAACCTATGCAGCCGTGCGATTAGCGGACTGGATGGCGTATTTGTATCGGGATTCGTTTAATCTGGCTCGCTGGAAAATCTTACGCGACGAACTGGCGGGAATGGAAAGGTTTACACGCTTGCTACCGACTTGGCAGCTTTGTTTGCCGGAATGGGGTTAG
- a CDS encoding Crp/Fnr family transcriptional regulator — translation MNTKKSQGGKSRCPICQLGIFTELGRPIEDALQNLDAESLNFMAGSTVYETASAATAIYVLMHGYVKLAKTTLIGKSQIIRIVRAGEIFGFDGLVAEYYNHSAAAVGEIDVCRIPVAGLQDLGEHKAEVERLIMVRCIKELQHADERLLELGAKRSPERLASFLVDWCNAASANGWVPLVLSRSEIAQFLGLTIETVSRLFASWKRDGILREQKQSIRVMDWQRLKLLAQSN, via the coding sequence ATGAACACTAAGAAATCCCAAGGGGGAAAATCCCGTTGCCCCATTTGTCAACTAGGGATTTTTACAGAATTAGGTCGTCCGATCGAGGATGCCTTACAAAATCTTGATGCCGAAAGTTTGAATTTTATGGCGGGTTCAACCGTTTATGAAACAGCGTCGGCAGCTACCGCTATTTACGTGCTGATGCACGGCTACGTCAAATTGGCTAAAACCACCTTAATAGGTAAATCGCAAATTATCCGCATTGTTAGAGCCGGGGAAATTTTCGGTTTTGATGGTTTAGTGGCGGAATATTATAACCACAGCGCGGCGGCAGTGGGCGAGATTGATGTGTGCCGGATTCCTGTTGCTGGCTTACAAGATTTAGGCGAACACAAAGCCGAAGTGGAACGTTTGATCATGGTGCGTTGCATTAAAGAGTTGCAACACGCTGACGAACGTTTGTTGGAGTTGGGGGCAAAACGTTCCCCAGAACGCCTCGCATCCTTTTTAGTGGATTGGTGCAATGCCGCTTCCGCTAATGGGTGGGTTCCGTTGGTGTTGTCACGTTCCGAAATTGCTCAATTTTTAGGGTTGACGATAGAGACAGTGAGCCGCTTGTTCGCCTCTTGGAAACGGGATGGCATTTTGAGGGAACAAAAGCAGTCCATTCGCGTCATGGATTGGCAACGCTTGAAGCTGCTGGCGCAATCTAATTAA